The Paracoccus albus region AAGCGATGCGGCCACCTGCCGGGCAAGCTCTGTCTTGCCGGTTCCGGGCTCTCCCTTCACCAGAAGCGGCCGTTCCAGCGTGATCGCGGCATTGACCGCCATCGTCAGTTCAGGCGGCGCGACATAGCTTGCGGTCGAGGAGAATTGCATTATCGGCATCCTTCTTATGGCGCGGCGACCCTAGCTGCCGCGCGATGCCGCAGCAAGCAGCCTCACCGACATTTGCGACCAATGCCCTAGTGACAAGTGCCGATGCTTACCGTAAAGGGGGGCGCGAGGATCGGGGGACAGGCACCTCGACCCGTCGGAGGACGTATGAAACAGCAGATTTTCCTGCCCGATGATTACCGCCCAGCCGAAGACGAACCGTTCATGAACGATCGCCAGCTGGAGTATTTCCGTCGTAAGCTGGAGGCCTGGAAGGCCGAGTTAATCGAACAGTCCGCAGAAACGCTGGAGGGGTTGCAGGACAGCGCCCGAAACGTGCCGGATCTGGCTGACCGCGCGTCAGAGGAAACCGACCGCGCGTTAGAGCTTCGGACTCGCGACCGTCAGCGCAAGCTTGTTGGCAAGATCGATTCGGCGCTTCGCAGGATTGGAAACGGTGAGTATGGTTATTGCGAAGTGACCGGAGAGCCTATCAGCCTCAAGCGTCTGGACGCGCGGCCAATCGCCACGATGACCCTTGCGGCACAAGAAAAGCACGAGCGGCGAGAGCGCGTTCACCGCGACGACTGACGGTCCCTGGCGGGATCGTTGAGTGTGTGTCGGGCAGGACCATTGCTGGCGGCACGTATGGCAGGACGTGTCATCAGCTGTGCGGCACGGTTAACTATCGGAGCATAAGCTGAGCCGATATCTTAAGAACAGGAACGTCGCAGTTATCGGCGGCGGCATTGCGGGCCTTACGGTGGCCATCGCGTTGGCGCATCGCGGCGCAAAAGTCACGGTGCAAGAGCGAGCACCTCAACTGACAGAGGCAGGTGCAGGTTTACAGATTTCGCCCAATGCCGGGCGGGTTCTGGAGGCACTCGGACTAGGCGCGGCCTTGGATCAGGTCTCGGCCCGGTCGGCTGGCGTCCTTCTGCACGACCATCACGGCAAGCAGGTCGCGGCACTGGCCTTGGCCGCACGACGTCCGGGCGCAGCATTCAGGATGGTGCATCGTGCGCGACTGATCGAGGTGCTAGAGCGCGGTGCGCGTGAAGCAGGCGTTCTGATAGAACTTGGCAAGGAGGTTGGCGAGGTGTTGCCCGATGCACCGCTGGTGATTGGGGCTGATGGCCTGCACAGCATCATCAGGCGCAAGCTGAACGGGGTCGAGCATCCGTTCTTCACCGGCCAGACTGCGTGGCGTGCATTGATCCAGGATGGGTCAGAAGATGCCTGCGCCCGCGTGTTCATGGGGCCGCGAAAACACCTCGTCACCTATAGGCTTGGCGGAGGGTTGCGCAACATTGTGGCTGTGCAGGAGCGCCCGGATTGGGCCGCAGAGGGCTGGTCACATCAGGATGATCCCGCAAATCTGCGCCGCGCCTTTGCCGGATTCGGCGGTCCGCTTCCGGGGTGGCTTGCGCAGGTCGACACTT contains the following coding sequences:
- the dksA gene encoding RNA polymerase-binding protein DksA, coding for MKQQIFLPDDYRPAEDEPFMNDRQLEYFRRKLEAWKAELIEQSAETLEGLQDSARNVPDLADRASEETDRALELRTRDRQRKLVGKIDSALRRIGNGEYGYCEVTGEPISLKRLDARPIATMTLAAQEKHERRERVHRDD
- a CDS encoding FAD-dependent oxidoreductase — encoded protein: MSRYLKNRNVAVIGGGIAGLTVAIALAHRGAKVTVQERAPQLTEAGAGLQISPNAGRVLEALGLGAALDQVSARSAGVLLHDHHGKQVAALALAARRPGAAFRMVHRARLIEVLERGAREAGVLIELGKEVGEVLPDAPLVIGADGLHSIIRRKLNGVEHPFFTGQTAWRALIQDGSEDACARVFMGPRKHLVTYRLGGGLRNIVAVQERPDWAAEGWSHQDDPANLRRAFAGFGGPLPGWLAQVDTCGVWGLFRHQVAQRWHDDRLAILGDAAHPTLPFMAQGAVMAIEDAWTMAECLDRIDDQSAALARYQALRRPRVEKIVAAANGNARNYHLSGPARVIAHAGLRSLSRLAPNRLMGRFDWIYDYDPLAEAVS